AATTTTAGAATTATTCTTATGATTTATGTAATTATGCCATGTggaggaagaaaaaggaagcaACTTTAacttattttgatttgatttgattaaacttattttttaaatatctttattGAATGAATGATGATTTGAAGTTTGAAGTGATGAGTGGAACTCTTGAATGTGGATAGGATCGTAAAGCAAGAAGCTCATTCACCCGTCGTGGTTCCATTATCTACACCAAAACGCCTACAAGAGAAACGTTGTCTAAAAAAGTAAGTGTGTAATAGTGTAAGACTGCAATACATTtcccttttcttatttttatttttattttaatttttttgggttCCTCATCTAGCATTGTCTATTTAAGGGTTTCCTcccatttgatataattttgaTTAATATATGACACGCTTCTGAATGGTTTCGTTAATTGATGACTTAAGAGTTGAAATAATGCAAACTCATCTTTctatatatatcatatatacTGGGACATGTAAATCTGAAATCAGTCAAATCACCTAATTTTGGTTGTTATACTTATTTTAGTATTCTTTTGTTGCAATTGTATGGATTTGTTTGTTGCCATTGGGTTTATCAATGGTAATTATAGTTGAAGCTTAATATGAAAATTTACTGAACCAACTTATTTTCCTCTGAGAGCATGGTTCTGCTGCAGCCCACATGAATATTGCTCTCATACCATTGGACTGCTTTATATTGCtctttgattgcatgtttggcATGTGTCTATAACAATCAACTtatttcttgccaaattttactTAATGAAATTGGATGCTTTGGTGAATGATATTATTCATGTAAAATATATCTGGGGCAAATGAGTTTTTCCtcttctaaattctaaattcaaattattttacAACAGACCATCATTTATAAATTATCTATTGGTCATGCTCATGTGTGCAATTTTCATCCTTTTTCAAATAATCAACTAATTGATTGTTCATATCCATTGTAGGCAACAGATTTAAGAGGGAAAAATGCCACTCAATCTATTCCTGTCAAAAAGAAAAAGGACCAAGCTGAAAAAGAACAAGGCAAAAATGGTAACAATAATTCTGATGCTGACAGTTTTTCTATGTTTTCTTCAAGAGCTTCGACATCAGAAAAGGACAGCGAAGAGCTAGTTATATTGAAggaacaagtagaggaacttCAGAGGAAATTGCAGGAGAAAGATGACCTTCTAAGGTCAGCTGAAAACACAAGCGAACAACTGAATGCTTTTAATGCAAATCTCGATGATCTGAAACGCCAGGCTTCAGAAAAGGACTCTTTGCTTAAGTATACTCAACAACAACTCTCTGATGCTAAGGTACCAATCCACTTGTGTTTTCTAATCAGTAATTTGGCACCAATAGTAGCAAAGTTGTTCATACTGCAAGCCGGGTTCATCCTTTACAAACCATACCTTTGGACTATATTCATACTCCCATTGCTATTGACGGAGTAGGTTTTTGAAGGTTTTAAAGTCATTCCTCTCAGTCTCTCACACATCAACAATGTCTGCTTTTTATGCAGATTAAGCTTGCAGACAAGCAAGCTGCCCTTGAAAAGATACAGTGGGAAGCAATGACATCGAACAAGAGAGTGGAGAAACTCCAAGAAGAGCTAGATTCTGTGCAAGGAGACATTTCATCATTTAGATTGTTCCTTGAGAGCTTAACAAAAACCGATACTGCTGATTACACCGATGATTATGACACCAAGCCTTGTGATTTAAATTACGTTTCCAGTATTGTGAGTTTATCAATACTTTATTACCAACATGCACATCATATATCTGAAAACTTGTTTATTGATTCTGTTCATCCTTCCTATGGCTTCCTTTTTCTGTGGAGAGGGAGCTGCTTAAAGCAAATATACGAGATTGATGTGCACCACTTATGTTTTAAGATCACAATTTCACATGCATAAGTATATAATTGAATTGGTAGTGACTCACATGTCTATTTGCAAGTGAAGTTGATAGTCGAGaaccgttagatgatttgacatATTTGACTAAATTGTTATCTAATAGTTCTTAATTATTAGCTTCACATAAAGACAACTGCATCTGAGTTTCTATCAATTGAATTCTCGAGTTGGTAATGAACTTTTAAAGTGAAAATATCTGCTTGGTTGAACAGGATGATTTGGATGAGGTGGAATTGCAGAAAATGGAAGATGCAAGAAAAGCTTACATTGCTGCACTTGCCATTGCCAAGGAAAAACGAGATGAAGAATCAGTTGCTGCTGCCGCTAAAGCTAGGTTACATCTACAGTCATTTGTTttcaaatccaaaaatttcactATGTAGTTTCATTTTAATTGCTTACACGCTAGGCCCTGTAGTCACATAGATTAATGCACTTTCGTCTGTATCAGCGGCATTTGTTAATGGTTTGTCTATATAAAATGCCTTTTTGATTCATTCAACTACATATAGTTGTGTCATTTTATATCATAAAGTGAAACTGGTTCAATGAGGTGATGCTTTAAGGTCTGTGAaaatattgttttattttcatttggGTTAACTACCAATGGAAATGATCGACATTTTCTCTTTTTACAATCTTGTTTTTGTTACTATATCTTTTTTGGTGTCTAATTTATATTTGTAAATTGTAAagtctctttttcttttttggtctGCCTATGTAACTTGAACagcaatttatattttcaatttttggaTCTCTATAACGCCTTCACGAAAGGAATGTAGCTAGAATTTTTGGGTACAGGAATGTAGCTAGATTCCTTAGGgattataattttttaggaTAATAATAACTTGCTTTAATACTAACATAAGTAGAGTTATATTTAGATTATTCAGAGAAATGATTtaacaaaacaataaaaagtCAATAAAGGACTATTAGGAATTACGAAAAacttattaaattattttaaaagctCGCATGAtagcaaaaaataaattaatttttaaattggtttaattacgttattagtttttaactttttatagttttatcaattttttataatttaaaaaggtTATAGTTAGGCTCCTATATTTAGataaaagtttgtaattagatttttattattatttttcataaaaaaaacaattatattAGAATATTTGCTTTTAGAATATTTCACAATTTCATCTTAtatcaaacaaaaaagattATTCCAGAAAAACAGTtgtattttttaactaaaaaagtTAGAAagaacttaattgaaaatttatatttaatatgagaatttaattacaaatttttaaactataaagacttaattaaaaatttagtgaaattataatgactaataaaataattaaatcttttaaattgtataaatggccaatatattttatataatgaaGACATTCATTCACTACTTGAGGTAAtcatttttaaagaaaaacgtTATTCATACACCAAATATTTTTGGTACTCGAATAAAAATATAGTTGTTACTAATTAATTGTTTTTGGATTATTTTATGAAACATACTTGTAAAGAAACATATAAATGGAAAGATAATAAGTTCCTCATATCATTTTTAtcatttacaatttttttttattctaagaAGTTCTATATTCAATAACAATATGAACAATATTTTATAAAGATGTATATATCTCATCATTCAAGCTGCATGATAGATACgctaaagtaaaaaaaaaaaaaaagtaaaaaaaaaaaacctcaaCCAAACTCTTCGGTCTATTTGATAAACTTAATTCGTTATTTATGTTTTGACAGGATGAAGAAATGGTAAATTATATTTCTAGCTTATTATTCACTAAACAGAAGCATTcatttgtgaaaaaaaaaatgggaaAATGTGGAGTCATGATCAGAATCGACAGCACTGAAATGGAATAAATCGGATCTTTTGCTTCTTTTGACAAATATCTTCTGACTTAGGCATCTTTACAGGGCTTCCCATCCATTCCCAATTTAACCTGAAATTTTCCAAAACAAATAAGAGAATAACTCGAAAATCACTTTTGAATCATTGATAAACAACCCAcccatttttatattttaactaCTATAATATTTTATGATACTATCTTATTTTACAATTTACATTATACAATACATTTTAAAATGAGCATAGTTAACATTTTTAAATATGGTAGCATATGCTTTTACTTACACAGGGAATGCAAAAGAACCATTACTGCCTTCAGATCGGTTAGAATCACCTAATTCAGAGTACAAtattccaaactcatcaattcCTTCTCGGATTTGCTCTCTTTCCATCTCTTTTATCTCTTCCTACAAAGTAATAAAAGAAGATATAAATCAATAAGAAACTAATAATAGATCAAGGGTAATGAGATTGCACCTCTTTAAAAAATTCTGTACAATTTTGATATTGTTCATCATCATTTGATCTATTCCCATGCATCTGCTTATCAGTTTCTTCTTGTAGTTCTTCGTCATCGGCATAATTATTGGATTTGACTTCTTTAACAACATCAAATGATCCATCTTCTCCGAAGCAAAATACTATGTAATCTTCATCCATTGAGAGTGACCAATTTGAATCATTATACTGATTTCCAATCTGAATCCCATCTTTGTCCTTCACCATTGGATTGTTTAGTTGTCCGGTTTTACTAAAATTTTCActttcatgcaataaatttctaTGTTGAATACTAGTTTTTCTCATTGACACGTGCGGTAATGAAGCCATTTTATAGTCATCTATGAAAAGTTGATGAAAATAGTCactaaatattataataaacatTATGGTAACAAAGAAAGTAGCAGATTTTGATGATGTATGTTTACCTGTAGTGAAAAAACATGAAACTCTGCCGCTAACTATACATGTTAGTGTCCACTGCATGTTGATGTTTATTTGATGCTGTTTGGAAGTAAAAGCAAGATGAAGATAAGAAGGAATTCAGCAATATTTGTTTCGTCGATGATGAGAGAAATTGGCATTTTTTGAGTTGGAATTTAGAATATAAAAGTGGAAATAGGTCAAATGAGTAGCACAGtttgaaatttaaataataatcaGTAGTGCATCAGTTATGGTAGTAGTAAATTATGGAAAAAGAAGTGAGAAATTAGTGgccatttaatttaatttaattaattcacaATGGTATCCTGCCCATAATTTTCCATCAACATATAAAACCAAAACCAGCTAGCTCTCATGTAATTTGAAATTGGTCATAATTACATGGATTCTGGATCTAAATTATCAtcctatattttaattttattttcatttttttattttatttcttttctattACTACcactaaaaaaatgaaaatcatATTACAAATGTTTTTTCAACTATGTTAAGagtgtaaaaaaattaattatttatataaaatgaatattaaaaagtaaattaaataaatatgaatttagcaaACATCTACTCTAAAAGCACATGATAAGACTATTATTAATaaagtattttaaatattttttttaataaataaaaaataaatgtattaaatctaaattttttgtatatatttaaaaaaatcttaattaattatCTTAATATGTATCTTAATACCCAAGTAGATAAATCTAATAAatgttatatataataattaatttagtaattaaattttttatataacattttttatgttttctccCTCACATTATAACAAATGCTACTGTGGGTTCGTTTGAGAATTTTTAAGAGTAATTTTTTGAACTTTTAATTTATGAAAAGTAATAGTGTTAATGTTTggtgtaattttttaaattaaattgtaaCTTTTTAAAGAGTTATTTAAGAGTTTATagagatattaaaaaaaatgactttTCTAATAATACCactgtttttaatcacatttttataaaatgcatttttagaattaaaaattcaaatacaaaataacttatttataagctatttttaatataattatttattgtcTAAATTATTTTCTCAAAAAGAACTTAATTAAGTTCTTTATCCAAACTTGACCTATGTACTATCACgtccaatttttttattttatcttttattttatcattaatgtGATAAAAACAAATGAAATAAATAGCCATTGATACATTATAATATACtagtaaatatataaattatttttattataataagatAATTATATTAGTAAATATTAATACTAATGTCTTCTATTtacacatttttattttatatttagtacctcttccttatttattt
Above is a genomic segment from Arachis stenosperma cultivar V10309 chromosome 1, arast.V10309.gnm1.PFL2, whole genome shotgun sequence containing:
- the LOC130961055 gene encoding protein MICROTUBULE BINDING PROTEIN 2C: MYEGQRFVDMQGNSDFGDPNSWLSAHDNSSSELASSAAAAAAASGGAGNLHRVLFNDLVEIVPLVQSLIDRKARSSFTRRGSIIYTKTPTRETLSKKATDLRGKNATQSIPVKKKKDQAEKEQGKNGNNNSDADSFSMFSSRASTSEKDSEELVILKEQVEELQRKLQEKDDLLRSAENTSEQLNAFNANLDDLKRQASEKDSLLKYTQQQLSDAKIKLADKQAALEKIQWEAMTSNKRVEKLQEELDSVQGDISSFRLFLESLTKTDTADYTDDYDTKPCDLNYVSSIDDLDEVELQKMEDARKAYIAALAIAKEKRDEESVAAAAKARLHLQSFVFKSKNFTM
- the LOC130935107 gene encoding protein BREAKING OF ASYMMETRY IN THE STOMATAL LINEAGE encodes the protein MVKDKDGIQIGNQYNDSNWSLSMDEDYIVFCFGEDGSFDVVKEVKSNNYADDEELQEETDKQMHGNRSNDDEQYQNCTEFFKEEEIKEMEREQIREGIDEFGILYSELGDSNRSEGSNGSFAFPVLNWEWMGSPVKMPKSEDICQKKQKIRFIPFQCCRF